Proteins from a genomic interval of Pithys albifrons albifrons isolate INPA30051 chromosome 15, PitAlb_v1, whole genome shotgun sequence:
- the KLHL3 gene encoding kelch-like protein 3 isoform X1 — protein sequence MGKLSPEKHTKKMHIKQSPRSPEAAEDEKDQRTVTVNPSHMRKAFKVMNELRSKRLLCDVVIVAETVEMEAHRVVLAACSPYFCAMFTGDMSESKAKKIEIKDVDGQTLRKLIDYIYTAEIEVTEENVQVLLPAASLLQLMDVRKNCCDFLQSQLHPTNCLGIRAFADVHACSELLQQANAYAEQHFPEVMLGEEFLSLSLDQVCSLISSDKLTVSSEEKVFEAVISWINYEKESRLEHMAKLMEHVRLPLLPRDYLVQTVEEEALIKNNNTCKDFLIEAMKYHLLPLDQRQLIKNPRTKPRTPVSLPKVMIVVGGQAPKAIRSVECYDFEEERWDQVAELPSRRCRAGVVFMAGNVYAVGGFNGSLRVRTVDVYDGVKDQWTSIASMQERRSTLGAAVLNDLLYAVGGFDGSTGLASVEAYSYKTNEWFFVAPMNTRRSSVGVGVVEGKLYAVGGYDGASRQCLSTVEQYNPATNEWTYVADMSTRRSGAGVGVLSGLLYATGGHDGPLVRKSVEVYDPGTNTWKQVADMNMCRRNAGVCAVNGLLYVVGGDDGSCNLASVEYYNPSTDKWTLLPTSMSTGRSYAGVAVIHKPL from the exons CAAGAGGCTCCTGTGTGATGTGGTGATTGTGGCCGAGACCGTGGAGATGGAGGCCCACCGCGTGGTCCTGGCGGCCTGCAGCCCCTATTTCTGTGCCATGTTTACAG GAGACATGTCTGAGAGCAAGGCCAAGAAGATTGAGATAAAAGACGTGGATGGCCAGACCCTGAGGAAGCTGATTGATTACATCTACACCGCTGAGATTGAGGTCACAGAAGAGAATGTGCAG GTTTTATTGCCAGCTGCTAGTTTATTGCAATTGATGGATGTTAGAAAAAACTGCTGTGACTTCCTTCAGTCCCAGCTGCATCCCACCAACTGCCTTGGCATCCGAGCGTTTGCCGACGTGCACGCCTGCTCCGAGCTGCTGCAACAGGCAAATGCCTAtgcag AGCAGCACTTCCCTGAGGTGATGCTAGGAGAAGAATTTCTTAGCCTTAGTCTGGACCAGGTTTGCAGTTTAATATCAAGTGACAAGCTCACGGTCTCCTCTGAAGAAAAG GTCTTTGAAGCAGTGATCTCTTGGATAAATTACGAGAAGGAATCTCGCTTGGAGCACATGGCTAAGCTGATGGAGCATGTTCGCCTGCCCCTTTTGCCCAGAGATTACCTGGTGCAG ACAGTCGAAGAAGAAGCTTTAATCAAAAATAACAACACCTGTAAAGACTTCCTTATCGAGGCCATGAAATATCATTTGCTTCCCCTGGATCAAAGGCAGCTGATAAAGAATCCCAGAACCAAGCCCAGGACTCCTGTTAGCTTGCCAAAG gtgATGATCGTGGTGGGAGGGCAGGCACCCAAAGCCATTCGCAGTGTGGAGTGCTATGACTTCGAGGAGGAGCGCTGGGATCAGGTTGCTGAGCTTCCCTCACGGAGATGCAGAGCAG GTGTGGTGTTCATGGCTGGCAACGTTTATGCTGTCGGGGGCTTTAACGGGTCGCTGCGGGTGCGGACGGTGGACGTGTACGACGGCGTGAAGGACCAGTGGACGTCCATCGCCAGCATGCAGGAGAGACGGAGCACTCTGGGGGCTGCGGTGCTCAATGACCTCCTGTACGCAGTGGGAGGCTTTGATGGCAGCACTG GTCTGGCATCAGTTGAGGCCTATAGCTATAAAACCAATGAGTGGTTTTTTGTGGCTCCCATGAACACAAGAAGAAGCAGTGTTGGAGTTGGAGTTGTGGAGG GCAAGCTGTACGCCGTGGGGGGCTACGACGGAGCGTCGCGGCAGTGCCTTAGTACAGTGGAGCAGTACAACCCTGCCACCAACGAGTGGACCTACGTGGCTGACATGAGCACCCGGCGCAGCGGGGCAG GTGTGGGAGTGCTCAGTGGGCTGCTCTACGCCACCGGCGGCCACGACGGCCCCTTGGTCAGGAAGAGCGTGGAGGTTTATGACCCAGGAACAAACACCTGGAAGCAAGTGGCAGACATGAACATGTGTAGAAGAAATGCAG GGGTGTGTGCAGTGAATGGTCTCCTCTACGTGGTGGGCGGCGATGACGGCTCCTGCAATTTGGCCTCGGTGGAATATTACAACCCCAGCACAGACAAGTGGACACTGCTGCCAACCAGCATGAGCACGGGGAGGAGTTACGCAG GTGTGGCTGTGATTCACAAACCCTTGTGA
- the KLHL3 gene encoding kelch-like protein 3 isoform X2, protein MEEESIKQSPRSPEAAEDEKDQRTVTVNPSHMRKAFKVMNELRSKRLLCDVVIVAETVEMEAHRVVLAACSPYFCAMFTGDMSESKAKKIEIKDVDGQTLRKLIDYIYTAEIEVTEENVQVLLPAASLLQLMDVRKNCCDFLQSQLHPTNCLGIRAFADVHACSELLQQANAYAEQHFPEVMLGEEFLSLSLDQVCSLISSDKLTVSSEEKVFEAVISWINYEKESRLEHMAKLMEHVRLPLLPRDYLVQTVEEEALIKNNNTCKDFLIEAMKYHLLPLDQRQLIKNPRTKPRTPVSLPKVMIVVGGQAPKAIRSVECYDFEEERWDQVAELPSRRCRAGVVFMAGNVYAVGGFNGSLRVRTVDVYDGVKDQWTSIASMQERRSTLGAAVLNDLLYAVGGFDGSTGLASVEAYSYKTNEWFFVAPMNTRRSSVGVGVVEGKLYAVGGYDGASRQCLSTVEQYNPATNEWTYVADMSTRRSGAGVGVLSGLLYATGGHDGPLVRKSVEVYDPGTNTWKQVADMNMCRRNAGVCAVNGLLYVVGGDDGSCNLASVEYYNPSTDKWTLLPTSMSTGRSYAGVAVIHKPL, encoded by the exons CAAGAGGCTCCTGTGTGATGTGGTGATTGTGGCCGAGACCGTGGAGATGGAGGCCCACCGCGTGGTCCTGGCGGCCTGCAGCCCCTATTTCTGTGCCATGTTTACAG GAGACATGTCTGAGAGCAAGGCCAAGAAGATTGAGATAAAAGACGTGGATGGCCAGACCCTGAGGAAGCTGATTGATTACATCTACACCGCTGAGATTGAGGTCACAGAAGAGAATGTGCAG GTTTTATTGCCAGCTGCTAGTTTATTGCAATTGATGGATGTTAGAAAAAACTGCTGTGACTTCCTTCAGTCCCAGCTGCATCCCACCAACTGCCTTGGCATCCGAGCGTTTGCCGACGTGCACGCCTGCTCCGAGCTGCTGCAACAGGCAAATGCCTAtgcag AGCAGCACTTCCCTGAGGTGATGCTAGGAGAAGAATTTCTTAGCCTTAGTCTGGACCAGGTTTGCAGTTTAATATCAAGTGACAAGCTCACGGTCTCCTCTGAAGAAAAG GTCTTTGAAGCAGTGATCTCTTGGATAAATTACGAGAAGGAATCTCGCTTGGAGCACATGGCTAAGCTGATGGAGCATGTTCGCCTGCCCCTTTTGCCCAGAGATTACCTGGTGCAG ACAGTCGAAGAAGAAGCTTTAATCAAAAATAACAACACCTGTAAAGACTTCCTTATCGAGGCCATGAAATATCATTTGCTTCCCCTGGATCAAAGGCAGCTGATAAAGAATCCCAGAACCAAGCCCAGGACTCCTGTTAGCTTGCCAAAG gtgATGATCGTGGTGGGAGGGCAGGCACCCAAAGCCATTCGCAGTGTGGAGTGCTATGACTTCGAGGAGGAGCGCTGGGATCAGGTTGCTGAGCTTCCCTCACGGAGATGCAGAGCAG GTGTGGTGTTCATGGCTGGCAACGTTTATGCTGTCGGGGGCTTTAACGGGTCGCTGCGGGTGCGGACGGTGGACGTGTACGACGGCGTGAAGGACCAGTGGACGTCCATCGCCAGCATGCAGGAGAGACGGAGCACTCTGGGGGCTGCGGTGCTCAATGACCTCCTGTACGCAGTGGGAGGCTTTGATGGCAGCACTG GTCTGGCATCAGTTGAGGCCTATAGCTATAAAACCAATGAGTGGTTTTTTGTGGCTCCCATGAACACAAGAAGAAGCAGTGTTGGAGTTGGAGTTGTGGAGG GCAAGCTGTACGCCGTGGGGGGCTACGACGGAGCGTCGCGGCAGTGCCTTAGTACAGTGGAGCAGTACAACCCTGCCACCAACGAGTGGACCTACGTGGCTGACATGAGCACCCGGCGCAGCGGGGCAG GTGTGGGAGTGCTCAGTGGGCTGCTCTACGCCACCGGCGGCCACGACGGCCCCTTGGTCAGGAAGAGCGTGGAGGTTTATGACCCAGGAACAAACACCTGGAAGCAAGTGGCAGACATGAACATGTGTAGAAGAAATGCAG GGGTGTGTGCAGTGAATGGTCTCCTCTACGTGGTGGGCGGCGATGACGGCTCCTGCAATTTGGCCTCGGTGGAATATTACAACCCCAGCACAGACAAGTGGACACTGCTGCCAACCAGCATGAGCACGGGGAGGAGTTACGCAG GTGTGGCTGTGATTCACAAACCCTTGTGA
- the KLHL3 gene encoding kelch-like protein 3 isoform X3, which translates to MRKAFKVMNELRSKRLLCDVVIVAETVEMEAHRVVLAACSPYFCAMFTGDMSESKAKKIEIKDVDGQTLRKLIDYIYTAEIEVTEENVQVLLPAASLLQLMDVRKNCCDFLQSQLHPTNCLGIRAFADVHACSELLQQANAYAEQHFPEVMLGEEFLSLSLDQVCSLISSDKLTVSSEEKVFEAVISWINYEKESRLEHMAKLMEHVRLPLLPRDYLVQTVEEEALIKNNNTCKDFLIEAMKYHLLPLDQRQLIKNPRTKPRTPVSLPKVMIVVGGQAPKAIRSVECYDFEEERWDQVAELPSRRCRAGVVFMAGNVYAVGGFNGSLRVRTVDVYDGVKDQWTSIASMQERRSTLGAAVLNDLLYAVGGFDGSTGLASVEAYSYKTNEWFFVAPMNTRRSSVGVGVVEGKLYAVGGYDGASRQCLSTVEQYNPATNEWTYVADMSTRRSGAGVGVLSGLLYATGGHDGPLVRKSVEVYDPGTNTWKQVADMNMCRRNAGVCAVNGLLYVVGGDDGSCNLASVEYYNPSTDKWTLLPTSMSTGRSYAGVAVIHKPL; encoded by the exons CAAGAGGCTCCTGTGTGATGTGGTGATTGTGGCCGAGACCGTGGAGATGGAGGCCCACCGCGTGGTCCTGGCGGCCTGCAGCCCCTATTTCTGTGCCATGTTTACAG GAGACATGTCTGAGAGCAAGGCCAAGAAGATTGAGATAAAAGACGTGGATGGCCAGACCCTGAGGAAGCTGATTGATTACATCTACACCGCTGAGATTGAGGTCACAGAAGAGAATGTGCAG GTTTTATTGCCAGCTGCTAGTTTATTGCAATTGATGGATGTTAGAAAAAACTGCTGTGACTTCCTTCAGTCCCAGCTGCATCCCACCAACTGCCTTGGCATCCGAGCGTTTGCCGACGTGCACGCCTGCTCCGAGCTGCTGCAACAGGCAAATGCCTAtgcag AGCAGCACTTCCCTGAGGTGATGCTAGGAGAAGAATTTCTTAGCCTTAGTCTGGACCAGGTTTGCAGTTTAATATCAAGTGACAAGCTCACGGTCTCCTCTGAAGAAAAG GTCTTTGAAGCAGTGATCTCTTGGATAAATTACGAGAAGGAATCTCGCTTGGAGCACATGGCTAAGCTGATGGAGCATGTTCGCCTGCCCCTTTTGCCCAGAGATTACCTGGTGCAG ACAGTCGAAGAAGAAGCTTTAATCAAAAATAACAACACCTGTAAAGACTTCCTTATCGAGGCCATGAAATATCATTTGCTTCCCCTGGATCAAAGGCAGCTGATAAAGAATCCCAGAACCAAGCCCAGGACTCCTGTTAGCTTGCCAAAG gtgATGATCGTGGTGGGAGGGCAGGCACCCAAAGCCATTCGCAGTGTGGAGTGCTATGACTTCGAGGAGGAGCGCTGGGATCAGGTTGCTGAGCTTCCCTCACGGAGATGCAGAGCAG GTGTGGTGTTCATGGCTGGCAACGTTTATGCTGTCGGGGGCTTTAACGGGTCGCTGCGGGTGCGGACGGTGGACGTGTACGACGGCGTGAAGGACCAGTGGACGTCCATCGCCAGCATGCAGGAGAGACGGAGCACTCTGGGGGCTGCGGTGCTCAATGACCTCCTGTACGCAGTGGGAGGCTTTGATGGCAGCACTG GTCTGGCATCAGTTGAGGCCTATAGCTATAAAACCAATGAGTGGTTTTTTGTGGCTCCCATGAACACAAGAAGAAGCAGTGTTGGAGTTGGAGTTGTGGAGG GCAAGCTGTACGCCGTGGGGGGCTACGACGGAGCGTCGCGGCAGTGCCTTAGTACAGTGGAGCAGTACAACCCTGCCACCAACGAGTGGACCTACGTGGCTGACATGAGCACCCGGCGCAGCGGGGCAG GTGTGGGAGTGCTCAGTGGGCTGCTCTACGCCACCGGCGGCCACGACGGCCCCTTGGTCAGGAAGAGCGTGGAGGTTTATGACCCAGGAACAAACACCTGGAAGCAAGTGGCAGACATGAACATGTGTAGAAGAAATGCAG GGGTGTGTGCAGTGAATGGTCTCCTCTACGTGGTGGGCGGCGATGACGGCTCCTGCAATTTGGCCTCGGTGGAATATTACAACCCCAGCACAGACAAGTGGACACTGCTGCCAACCAGCATGAGCACGGGGAGGAGTTACGCAG GTGTGGCTGTGATTCACAAACCCTTGTGA
- the KLHL3 gene encoding kelch-like protein 3 isoform X4: MNYGGDMSESKAKKIEIKDVDGQTLRKLIDYIYTAEIEVTEENVQVLLPAASLLQLMDVRKNCCDFLQSQLHPTNCLGIRAFADVHACSELLQQANAYAEQHFPEVMLGEEFLSLSLDQVCSLISSDKLTVSSEEKVFEAVISWINYEKESRLEHMAKLMEHVRLPLLPRDYLVQTVEEEALIKNNNTCKDFLIEAMKYHLLPLDQRQLIKNPRTKPRTPVSLPKVMIVVGGQAPKAIRSVECYDFEEERWDQVAELPSRRCRAGVVFMAGNVYAVGGFNGSLRVRTVDVYDGVKDQWTSIASMQERRSTLGAAVLNDLLYAVGGFDGSTGLASVEAYSYKTNEWFFVAPMNTRRSSVGVGVVEGKLYAVGGYDGASRQCLSTVEQYNPATNEWTYVADMSTRRSGAGVGVLSGLLYATGGHDGPLVRKSVEVYDPGTNTWKQVADMNMCRRNAGVCAVNGLLYVVGGDDGSCNLASVEYYNPSTDKWTLLPTSMSTGRSYAGVAVIHKPL; this comes from the exons GAGACATGTCTGAGAGCAAGGCCAAGAAGATTGAGATAAAAGACGTGGATGGCCAGACCCTGAGGAAGCTGATTGATTACATCTACACCGCTGAGATTGAGGTCACAGAAGAGAATGTGCAG GTTTTATTGCCAGCTGCTAGTTTATTGCAATTGATGGATGTTAGAAAAAACTGCTGTGACTTCCTTCAGTCCCAGCTGCATCCCACCAACTGCCTTGGCATCCGAGCGTTTGCCGACGTGCACGCCTGCTCCGAGCTGCTGCAACAGGCAAATGCCTAtgcag AGCAGCACTTCCCTGAGGTGATGCTAGGAGAAGAATTTCTTAGCCTTAGTCTGGACCAGGTTTGCAGTTTAATATCAAGTGACAAGCTCACGGTCTCCTCTGAAGAAAAG GTCTTTGAAGCAGTGATCTCTTGGATAAATTACGAGAAGGAATCTCGCTTGGAGCACATGGCTAAGCTGATGGAGCATGTTCGCCTGCCCCTTTTGCCCAGAGATTACCTGGTGCAG ACAGTCGAAGAAGAAGCTTTAATCAAAAATAACAACACCTGTAAAGACTTCCTTATCGAGGCCATGAAATATCATTTGCTTCCCCTGGATCAAAGGCAGCTGATAAAGAATCCCAGAACCAAGCCCAGGACTCCTGTTAGCTTGCCAAAG gtgATGATCGTGGTGGGAGGGCAGGCACCCAAAGCCATTCGCAGTGTGGAGTGCTATGACTTCGAGGAGGAGCGCTGGGATCAGGTTGCTGAGCTTCCCTCACGGAGATGCAGAGCAG GTGTGGTGTTCATGGCTGGCAACGTTTATGCTGTCGGGGGCTTTAACGGGTCGCTGCGGGTGCGGACGGTGGACGTGTACGACGGCGTGAAGGACCAGTGGACGTCCATCGCCAGCATGCAGGAGAGACGGAGCACTCTGGGGGCTGCGGTGCTCAATGACCTCCTGTACGCAGTGGGAGGCTTTGATGGCAGCACTG GTCTGGCATCAGTTGAGGCCTATAGCTATAAAACCAATGAGTGGTTTTTTGTGGCTCCCATGAACACAAGAAGAAGCAGTGTTGGAGTTGGAGTTGTGGAGG GCAAGCTGTACGCCGTGGGGGGCTACGACGGAGCGTCGCGGCAGTGCCTTAGTACAGTGGAGCAGTACAACCCTGCCACCAACGAGTGGACCTACGTGGCTGACATGAGCACCCGGCGCAGCGGGGCAG GTGTGGGAGTGCTCAGTGGGCTGCTCTACGCCACCGGCGGCCACGACGGCCCCTTGGTCAGGAAGAGCGTGGAGGTTTATGACCCAGGAACAAACACCTGGAAGCAAGTGGCAGACATGAACATGTGTAGAAGAAATGCAG GGGTGTGTGCAGTGAATGGTCTCCTCTACGTGGTGGGCGGCGATGACGGCTCCTGCAATTTGGCCTCGGTGGAATATTACAACCCCAGCACAGACAAGTGGACACTGCTGCCAACCAGCATGAGCACGGGGAGGAGTTACGCAG GTGTGGCTGTGATTCACAAACCCTTGTGA